The proteins below come from a single Crossiella sp. CA-258035 genomic window:
- a CDS encoding nuclear transport factor 2 family protein, with the protein MPTIEDELAALRAQVRLLSDRAEIGALIDAYALSLDERRFDAVTSAALFTPEVRFDFPVGEQETLENYAEAGHAVMGQYELTQHVTANHVIDLRGDHASVRWNAIMTHVHLRETTEARGERPGAHFDVGAFFTAAAVRTPGGWRFSQVSLRAGWTEGKPPLRVLRRDAG; encoded by the coding sequence ATGCCGACCATCGAGGACGAGCTGGCCGCCCTGCGCGCCCAGGTCCGCCTGCTCAGCGACCGTGCGGAGATCGGCGCGCTGATCGACGCCTACGCGCTGAGCCTGGACGAACGGCGCTTCGACGCGGTCACCTCGGCCGCGTTGTTCACCCCCGAGGTGCGCTTCGACTTCCCGGTGGGGGAGCAGGAGACGCTGGAGAACTACGCCGAGGCGGGGCACGCGGTGATGGGCCAGTACGAGCTGACCCAGCACGTGACCGCCAACCACGTGATCGACCTGCGCGGCGACCACGCCTCGGTGCGCTGGAACGCGATCATGACGCACGTGCACCTGCGGGAGACCACCGAGGCCAGGGGCGAGCGGCCGGGGGCGCACTTCGACGTGGGCGCGTTCTTCACCGCGGCGGCGGTGCGCACGCCGGGCGGCTGGCGGTTCAGCCAGGTCTCGTTGCGCGCGGGCTGGACCGAGGGCAAGCCGCCGCTGCGGGTGCTCAGGCGGGACGCAGGATGA
- a CDS encoding SDR family oxidoreductase, with protein sequence MSKVMIVTGASGGIGAATARLAAEQGFRVVLAGRTAAPLAALAAELDGLAVPCDVADWPQVQAMVARTVAEFGRLDVVFANAGHSVSTSFRTEDGAPPEQWPDMVLTNVCGAAFTARAALPELLRANGHLVLTGSAAGRGIRPGNLYSATKWAVTGLAQNIRAECAGTGLRVSLLQPGLVDTGGIPPERAAEPKLTPADVARAVLYAVSQPPHVNVDEIILRPA encoded by the coding sequence ATGTCGAAGGTCATGATCGTCACCGGCGCGTCCGGCGGGATCGGCGCGGCCACCGCCCGGCTGGCCGCCGAGCAGGGTTTCCGGGTGGTGCTCGCCGGGCGCACCGCCGCGCCGCTGGCCGCGCTGGCCGCCGAGCTGGACGGGCTCGCGGTGCCCTGCGATGTCGCGGACTGGCCACAGGTGCAGGCGATGGTGGCCAGGACCGTGGCGGAGTTCGGGCGGCTGGACGTGGTCTTCGCCAACGCCGGCCACAGCGTGTCCACCAGCTTCCGCACCGAGGACGGCGCGCCGCCGGAGCAGTGGCCGGACATGGTGCTGACCAACGTCTGCGGGGCCGCCTTCACCGCCCGCGCGGCCCTGCCGGAACTGTTGCGCGCCAACGGACACCTGGTGCTCACCGGTTCCGCGGCGGGCCGCGGCATCCGGCCGGGCAACCTGTACTCGGCCACCAAGTGGGCGGTCACCGGGCTGGCGCAGAACATCCGCGCCGAGTGCGCCGGCACCGGCCTGCGGGTCAGCCTGCTCCAGCCCGGTCTGGTGGACACCGGCGGCATCCCGCCGGAACGCGCCGCCGAGCCCAAGCTGACCCCGGCCGACGTGGCCCGCGCGGTGCTCTACGCGGTGAGCCAGCCGCCGCACGTCAACGTGGACGAGATCATCCTGCGTCCCGCCTGA
- a CDS encoding serine hydrolase domain-containing protein, which yields MGRWTLAPVVVALLAGLAAPAQARPHTSVQQGVDAIVAGGLPGVLTAVSEPGRDRLYRAGAGDRRWGTPIPWQAELRAGSVGKTFTAVTVLRLVAAGSIRLDERVETYLPGVLRGDDEHGRREITVRQLLQHTSGLPDYGPALPQGADFVANRFRAHDPMRLVGHALDRPQLDLPGRRWVYVNTGYLLLGKVIERVTGRPWAEVVTAQVIRPLGLSRSYLPRPHEVTLRGPHPRGYLAVDGRLADVTELDSSYLDASGSVVSTPAELNRFFRAVLGGELLPPPVQAELTTWRAGGPTAPFYGLGLERFPLSCGDYVGHGGEVHGFSGLSGVLVRRDGGLGPAVTTLATGRPAGMPDFARVLTVAETALCG from the coding sequence ATGGGGAGATGGACGCTGGCACCGGTGGTCGTTGCGCTGCTGGCCGGGCTGGCCGCACCGGCGCAAGCACGGCCGCACACTTCGGTGCAGCAAGGGGTGGATGCGATCGTGGCCGGCGGGCTGCCCGGCGTGCTGACCGCGGTGAGCGAGCCCGGCCGGGACCGGCTGTACCGGGCCGGGGCCGGGGACCGCCGGTGGGGCACGCCGATCCCGTGGCAGGCCGAGCTGCGGGCGGGCTCGGTCGGCAAGACCTTCACCGCGGTGACCGTGCTGCGGCTGGTCGCGGCCGGGTCGATCCGGCTGGACGAGCGGGTGGAGACCTACCTGCCGGGCGTGCTGCGCGGGGACGACGAGCACGGGCGGCGGGAGATCACCGTCCGCCAGCTGTTGCAGCACACCAGCGGCCTGCCCGACTACGGACCGGCCCTGCCACAGGGCGCGGACTTCGTGGCGAACCGGTTCCGCGCGCACGACCCGATGCGACTGGTCGGACACGCGCTGGACCGGCCGCAGCTGGACCTGCCCGGCAGGCGCTGGGTCTACGTCAACACCGGATACCTGTTGCTGGGCAAGGTGATCGAGCGGGTCACCGGGCGGCCGTGGGCGGAGGTGGTCACCGCGCAGGTGATCCGGCCGCTCGGGCTGAGCCGGTCCTACCTGCCCCGGCCGCACGAGGTCACCCTGCGCGGTCCGCACCCGCGCGGCTACCTGGCGGTGGACGGCAGGCTGGCCGACGTCACCGAGCTGGACAGCTCGTACCTGGACGCCTCCGGTTCGGTGGTGTCCACCCCGGCGGAGCTGAACCGCTTCTTCCGCGCGGTGCTCGGCGGCGAGCTGCTGCCGCCGCCGGTCCAGGCGGAGCTGACCACCTGGCGGGCGGGCGGCCCGACCGCGCCGTTCTACGGGCTCGGGCTGGAGCGCTTCCCGCTCTCCTGCGGGGACTACGTCGGCCACGGCGGTGAGGTGCACGGCTTCTCCGGACTGTCCGGGGTGCTGGTGCGGCGGGACGGCGGCCTCGGTCCCGCGGTGACCACGCTGGCCACCGGCCGACCTGCCGGTATGCCCGATTTCGCCAGGGTGCTGACGGTGGCCGAGACCGCGCTGTGTGGGTAG
- a CDS encoding GIDE domain-containing protein: MAELEVYRGAAAEVATSVCRVAEVLGHAEPGPSRQAGTIGYKYNEWVLRPGTRLFVHGQLADRPRART, translated from the coding sequence GTGGCCGAACTGGAGGTCTACCGGGGCGCCGCGGCCGAGGTGGCCACCAGCGTGTGCCGGGTGGCCGAGGTGCTGGGTCACGCGGAACCCGGCCCGTCCCGGCAGGCGGGCACCATCGGCTACAAGTACAACGAGTGGGTGCTGCGGCCGGGCACCAGGCTGTTCGTGCACGGTCAGCTCGCCGACCGGCCAAGGGCCCGTACGTGA
- a CDS encoding ABC transporter substrate-binding protein produces MRIVSLLPAATDILAVLGKVPELVGRTHECDWPPEVASVPVVTTSSIDQDRMSSREISAAVGGAHRGSSLYGLDTARFAELAPDLVLTQDLCEVCALSYRRVAAELRVLETGTRVLSLEPRTLGQVLGCIQLVGAELGLGELAEHRVAELTARLAAVRAAVAGRRKPRVAAIEWLDPLWPAGHWVPEQIAAAGGLPLLATAGEHTKSAHWDLLVAARPDIVLVLPCGFPPARTETELHLLTDHPQWTEVAPSAVWVLDGPAYFNRPGPRVVRGAEVLAQVLHGIQVGEPVTAAEARRVS; encoded by the coding sequence ATGCGGATCGTCTCCCTGCTGCCGGCGGCCACCGACATCCTCGCCGTGCTCGGCAAGGTGCCGGAGCTGGTCGGCCGCACGCACGAGTGCGACTGGCCACCGGAGGTCGCCTCGGTGCCGGTGGTCACCACCAGCTCGATCGACCAGGACCGGATGAGCAGCAGGGAGATCTCGGCCGCGGTCGGCGGCGCGCACCGGGGCTCCTCGCTGTACGGACTGGACACCGCGCGCTTCGCCGAGCTCGCGCCGGACCTGGTGCTCACCCAGGACCTGTGCGAGGTGTGCGCGCTGTCCTACCGCCGGGTCGCCGCGGAGCTCCGGGTGCTGGAGACCGGTACCAGGGTGCTCAGCCTGGAGCCGCGCACGCTGGGCCAGGTGCTGGGCTGCATCCAGCTGGTGGGCGCGGAGCTCGGCCTCGGCGAGCTGGCCGAGCACCGGGTGGCCGAGCTGACCGCGCGGCTGGCCGCGGTGCGCGCGGCAGTGGCCGGGCGGCGGAAACCGAGGGTGGCCGCGATCGAGTGGCTGGATCCGCTGTGGCCGGCCGGACATTGGGTGCCGGAGCAGATCGCGGCCGCCGGTGGGCTGCCGCTGCTGGCCACCGCGGGCGAGCACACCAAGTCCGCGCACTGGGACCTCTTGGTCGCGGCCCGGCCGGACATCGTGCTGGTGCTGCCCTGCGGTTTCCCGCCTGCACGGACCGAGACCGAGCTGCACCTGCTCACTGACCATCCACAGTGGACAGAGGTGGCCCCGTCGGCGGTGTGGGTGCTGGACGGGCCCGCCTACTTCAACCGGCCGGGACCCAGGGTGGTGCGCGGTGCGGAGGTGCTCGCCCAGGTGCTGCACGGGATCCAGGTCGGCGAGCCGGTGACCGCGGCGGAGGCCCGGCGGGTCAGCTGA
- a CDS encoding AI-2E family transporter has product MSSRRQVPPTPIRREVVEQVPYGLRVSAALSWRFLTLCGALAVLVFLVGYFAGLVIPVGIALLLAALMAPAVRQLVSWRVPGWAATTIVLVGGLLLVVGVLVSVVAAFVNGVPELQSKVVVGLDQIKDWLVHGPLQLTQQDLDQYLNRFVEMLKSNVSTIATNAVNTTVTTAVGVGELLTGFLLLLFTLIFFLHDGSNIWHFMTKAVPGNVRDRVDVAGRRGFASLVSYVRATVVVAVVDAVGIGIGLAIVGVPLAVPLAALVFLAAFVPIIGSLVAGSVAVLVALVANGPIEALIVLIIVIAVMQLESHVLQPLLLGKAVSLHPLAVILVIMGGLSLAGIPGALLGVPVLAVLNAAIRSLVNEDNPDPDSVDPTNRADAIPSGKGDEPA; this is encoded by the coding sequence GTGAGCAGCCGCAGGCAGGTGCCGCCGACTCCGATCCGGCGTGAGGTTGTGGAACAGGTCCCCTACGGACTCCGGGTGAGCGCGGCGCTGTCCTGGCGCTTCCTCACCCTGTGCGGCGCGCTGGCCGTGCTGGTCTTCCTGGTCGGCTACTTCGCCGGCCTGGTCATCCCGGTGGGCATCGCGCTGCTGCTGGCCGCGCTGATGGCGCCCGCGGTGCGGCAGCTGGTGTCCTGGCGGGTGCCGGGCTGGGCGGCCACCACGATCGTGCTGGTGGGCGGGCTGCTGCTGGTGGTCGGCGTGCTGGTCTCGGTGGTGGCCGCGTTCGTCAACGGCGTGCCCGAGCTCCAGTCCAAGGTGGTGGTCGGCCTCGACCAGATCAAGGACTGGCTGGTGCACGGGCCGCTGCAGCTGACCCAGCAGGACCTGGACCAGTACCTCAACCGGTTCGTGGAGATGCTCAAGAGCAACGTCTCCACCATCGCCACCAACGCGGTGAACACCACGGTGACCACCGCGGTCGGCGTCGGCGAGCTGCTCACCGGCTTCCTGCTGCTGCTGTTCACGCTGATCTTCTTCCTGCACGACGGCAGCAACATCTGGCACTTCATGACCAAGGCGGTGCCGGGCAACGTGCGCGACCGGGTGGACGTGGCCGGTCGCCGCGGCTTCGCCTCGCTGGTCAGCTACGTGCGGGCGACCGTGGTGGTGGCGGTGGTGGACGCGGTCGGCATCGGCATCGGCCTGGCAATCGTCGGCGTGCCGCTGGCGGTGCCGCTGGCCGCGCTGGTCTTCCTGGCCGCGTTCGTGCCGATCATCGGTTCACTGGTGGCCGGTTCGGTCGCGGTGCTGGTGGCGCTGGTGGCCAACGGCCCGATCGAGGCGCTGATCGTGCTGATCATCGTGATCGCGGTGATGCAGCTGGAGAGTCACGTGCTCCAGCCCCTGCTGCTGGGCAAGGCGGTCTCCCTGCACCCGCTCGCGGTGATCCTGGTGATCATGGGCGGCCTGTCCCTGGCCGGCATCCCCGGCGCGCTGCTGGGCGTGCCGGTGCTGGCGGTGCTCAACGCGGCGATCCGCTCGCTGGTCAACGAGGACAACCCGGACCCGGACTCGGTGGACCCGACCAACCGGGCGGACGCGATCCCCAGCGGCAAGGGCGACGAACCTGCCTAA
- a CDS encoding GGDEF domain-containing protein, with translation MSAAVLLMVLGHAPRTEDLPKFVMLVATAALVVIGTSVVGALRVEPQRSPWAVHVAYLLAGVFALPGNLLVVLMLGPALHGALSPRHRPHHWIFTTSATALATLAARTVIGWADPRTDLPAMIAAGVTLLVVRAMIVAVGLRLRTPTAKAEHVFGQRLDVTVGVVAVCLGGLMAMAMTEDPLRLLLAAPPLLMLESAAQLPQWQRSAQRDAKTGLANSVHWDRLAREALDRARNRKAAAALLLLDLDHFKRVNDQLGHLAGDAALAAIGRLLLGSVRHGELVGRFGGEEFVVLLPDTTPGEAERTAQRVRAGVAQLRVPTTATDGREHELSGLTVSIGVATSPRYGYGLPELMVAADSALLAAKSSGRNLVTVA, from the coding sequence GTGTCCGCCGCGGTTCTGTTGATGGTGCTCGGGCATGCCCCGCGCACCGAGGACCTACCGAAGTTCGTCATGCTCGTGGCCACCGCCGCCCTGGTGGTCATCGGCACCAGCGTGGTCGGCGCGCTGCGGGTGGAACCCCAGCGCAGCCCGTGGGCGGTGCACGTGGCCTACCTGCTCGCCGGGGTGTTCGCACTGCCGGGCAACCTGCTGGTGGTGCTGATGCTCGGGCCCGCCCTGCACGGCGCGCTCAGCCCCCGGCACCGGCCGCACCACTGGATCTTCACCACCTCGGCCACCGCGCTGGCCACCCTGGCCGCGCGCACCGTGATCGGCTGGGCCGACCCGCGCACCGACCTGCCCGCCATGATCGCCGCCGGGGTCACCCTGCTGGTGGTGCGGGCGATGATCGTGGCGGTCGGCCTGCGGCTGCGCACCCCGACGGCCAAGGCGGAGCACGTGTTCGGCCAGCGGCTGGACGTCACCGTCGGCGTGGTCGCGGTCTGCCTGGGCGGGCTGATGGCGATGGCCATGACCGAGGACCCGCTGCGGCTGCTGCTGGCCGCGCCGCCACTGCTGATGCTGGAGAGCGCGGCCCAGCTGCCGCAGTGGCAGCGCTCGGCCCAGCGGGACGCCAAGACCGGCCTGGCCAACTCCGTGCACTGGGACCGGCTGGCCCGCGAGGCGCTGGACCGCGCCCGCAACCGCAAGGCCGCCGCCGCGCTGCTGCTGCTCGACCTGGACCACTTCAAGCGGGTCAACGACCAGCTCGGCCACCTGGCCGGGGACGCCGCGCTGGCCGCGATCGGCAGGCTGCTGCTGGGCAGCGTGCGGCACGGCGAGCTGGTCGGCCGCTTCGGCGGCGAGGAGTTCGTGGTGCTGCTGCCGGACACCACCCCCGGCGAGGCCGAGCGGACCGCGCAGCGGGTGCGCGCCGGGGTGGCCCAGCTGCGCGTGCCCACCACCGCCACCGACGGCCGCGAGCACGAGCTCTCCGGGCTGACCGTGAGCATCGGTGTGGCCACCTCACCGCGCTACGGCTACGGCCTGCCGGAGCTGATGGTGGCCGCCGACTCCGCCCTGCTGGCCGCCAAGAGCTCCGGCCGCAACCTGGTCACGGTCGCTTAG
- a CDS encoding DUF5931 domain-containing protein: MPLWRALVWLRVVTLLFALGGVLVHREQYEREWLGWVVFGVMAAWTAVTVYCYSRDSGRRTSVVVADVLITAGLLLACWFVHDRAYMLSSAPTVVTVWAPGCVVAAAVLHGRGPGMAAGALVAGVSWLIRGRFDTDIARDTVLLLGVGFVIGLASSVARRSAEQLHRALQAEAATRERERLARSIHDGVLQVLARVRRRGRELGGEATELAELAGEQEIALRALVSSAPPESTVDGEVDLRPQLQLLATPRFQVSAPATQVLLPAHTAAELCALTREALSNVDEHAGAQARAWVLVEDLGEEVVVSIRDDGPGIPDGRITAAEAEGRMGIAQSIRGRVQDLHGTLALHTGAGEGTEWEVRIPRQTSKGGRR, from the coding sequence ATGCCACTGTGGCGCGCGCTGGTGTGGTTGCGCGTGGTCACCCTGCTGTTCGCCCTCGGCGGGGTGTTGGTCCACCGCGAGCAGTACGAGCGGGAGTGGCTCGGCTGGGTGGTCTTCGGCGTGATGGCGGCGTGGACCGCGGTCACCGTCTACTGCTACTCCAGGGACAGCGGCCGCCGGACCTCGGTGGTGGTGGCCGATGTGCTGATCACCGCGGGCCTGCTGCTGGCCTGCTGGTTCGTGCACGACCGGGCCTACATGCTCTCCTCCGCGCCGACCGTGGTCACGGTGTGGGCGCCGGGCTGCGTGGTGGCCGCCGCGGTGCTGCACGGGCGCGGGCCGGGCATGGCGGCCGGGGCACTCGTGGCCGGGGTGAGCTGGCTGATCAGGGGCCGGTTCGACACCGACATCGCGCGGGACACCGTGCTGCTGCTCGGGGTCGGCTTCGTCATCGGCCTGGCCTCCTCGGTGGCCAGGCGTTCGGCCGAACAGCTGCACCGGGCGTTGCAGGCGGAGGCCGCGACCAGGGAGCGGGAGCGGCTGGCCCGCTCCATCCACGACGGCGTGCTCCAGGTGCTGGCCAGGGTGCGGCGGCGCGGCCGGGAGCTGGGCGGGGAGGCCACCGAGCTGGCCGAGCTGGCCGGCGAGCAGGAGATCGCGTTGCGGGCACTGGTCTCCAGCGCGCCACCTGAGTCCACTGTGGACGGTGAGGTGGACCTGCGGCCACAGCTCCAGTTGCTGGCCACGCCCAGGTTCCAGGTCTCCGCGCCGGCCACCCAGGTGCTGCTGCCCGCGCACACCGCGGCCGAGCTGTGCGCGCTGACCAGAGAAGCACTGTCCAATGTGGACGAACATGCCGGTGCGCAGGCGCGGGCCTGGGTGCTGGTGGAGGACCTGGGCGAGGAGGTCGTGGTGAGCATCCGCGACGACGGCCCCGGCATCCCGGATGGCCGGATCACCGCGGCCGAGGCGGAGGGACGAATGGGCATCGCGCAGTCGATCAGGGGACGGGTGCAGGACCTGCATGGCACGCTCGCCCTGCACACCGGCGCCGGGGAGGGCACCGAGTGGGAGGTCCGCATCCCGAGGCAGACGAGCAAGGGGGGAAGGCGATGA
- a CDS encoding response regulator transcription factor, with product MSELKVTVMVVDDHPIWRDSVARDLAERGFEVLATAGDGDAAVRIARAVRPDVVLMDLNMGETSGVQAAGLITAELRETRVLVLSASGEHDDVLEAVKAGASGYLVKSASVEELVDAVRRTAAGDAVFTPGLAGLVLGEYRRMATTPDGGPAAPQLTDRETEVLRLVAKGLTARQIATRLVISHRTVENHVQSTLRKLQLHNRVELARYAIEHGLDVEE from the coding sequence ATGAGCGAGCTGAAGGTGACCGTGATGGTCGTCGACGACCATCCGATCTGGCGCGACAGCGTGGCCCGCGACCTGGCCGAACGCGGATTCGAGGTACTGGCCACGGCAGGCGACGGGGACGCCGCGGTGCGCATCGCGCGGGCGGTGCGCCCCGACGTGGTGCTGATGGACCTCAACATGGGCGAGACCTCCGGCGTGCAGGCGGCCGGGCTGATCACCGCGGAGCTGCGCGAGACCAGGGTGCTGGTGCTCTCCGCCAGCGGCGAGCACGACGACGTGCTGGAGGCGGTCAAGGCCGGGGCCTCCGGCTACCTGGTGAAGTCGGCCTCGGTGGAGGAGCTGGTCGACGCGGTGCGCCGGACCGCGGCCGGGGACGCGGTGTTCACCCCGGGCCTGGCCGGGCTGGTGCTCGGCGAGTACCGGCGGATGGCCACCACGCCGGACGGCGGACCGGCCGCGCCGCAGCTGACCGACCGGGAGACCGAGGTGCTGCGGCTGGTGGCCAAGGGCCTGACCGCGCGGCAGATCGCCACCCGGCTGGTCATCTCGCACCGCACGGTGGAGAACCACGTGCAGTCCACCCTGCGCAAGTTGCAGCTGCACAACCGGGTCGAGCTGGCCCGCTACGCCATCGAGCACGGCCTGGACGTCGAGGAGTGA
- a CDS encoding DUF1707 domain-containing protein, whose protein sequence is MDGALEQRRLLVSDAERMHVVQLLERATGLGRISLAEFTQRSEAALVARTRGELNAVLVDVPGMVLNESVARGELVLGHNAMSSLERRGRWTVPGRVVLRGTAGNTLLDFTEAVIAEPVVTIELHNALGATSLILPLGATVNVDSLAMTAGTVTDKVGGGDLPGDPHFILTGAVRFGSVEIKHPPRKSRFFRR, encoded by the coding sequence GTGGACGGAGCGCTGGAACAACGGCGACTGCTGGTCTCCGACGCCGAGCGGATGCACGTGGTGCAGCTGCTCGAACGCGCCACCGGCCTGGGCCGGATCAGCCTGGCCGAGTTCACCCAGCGCTCCGAGGCGGCGCTGGTCGCGCGCACCAGGGGCGAGCTGAACGCGGTGCTGGTGGACGTGCCCGGCATGGTGCTCAACGAGTCGGTGGCCCGCGGCGAGCTGGTGCTCGGCCACAACGCGATGTCCTCGCTGGAGCGCCGCGGCCGGTGGACCGTGCCGGGCCGGGTGGTGCTGCGCGGCACCGCGGGCAACACCCTGCTCGACTTCACCGAGGCGGTGATCGCCGAGCCGGTGGTCACCATCGAGCTGCACAACGCGCTCGGCGCGACCTCGCTCATCCTGCCGCTGGGCGCCACGGTGAACGTGGACTCGCTGGCCATGACCGCGGGCACGGTCACCGACAAGGTCGGCGGCGGCGACCTGCCCGGCGACCCGCACTTCATCCTCACCGGCGCGGTCCGCTTCGGCTCGGTGGAGATCAAGCACCCGCCGCGGAAGTCCCGGTTCTTCCGCCGCTAG
- a CDS encoding putative PEP-binding protein has translation MSATQLVGVGVSPGQAAGPVVRVAEPLPEPPATPAPGDTAAEAARIRPAAEAVAAELNRRAAAVEGEGRVVLETTAAMAADPALLAEAEKLVNGRSLPAPRAVFEAANGFATMLAAAGGYLAERVRDVHDVRDRIVATLLDVPMPGVPPLTGPSVLVARDLAPADTAGLDPELVLALVTEEGGPTSHTAILARALGIPAVVACRGVLALAAEGLVVDGGTGLVTAPSGVVEVRAVERAPKAEWNGVGKLADGHRVKVLANVGSAEDAKAAVATGAEGVGLFRTEFCFLSATEEPAVAAQRAAYAAVLAPFVGKPVVVRTLDAGADKPLPFLNTVEEPNPALGVRGLRIARDAAGVLDRQLEAIVAATEDSGAEVSVMAPMVATAEEAAWFAERARAAGVTRAGVMIEIPAAALAAREVLDAVDFVSLGTNDLAQYVFAADRMLGALATLNDPWQPALLRLIALVGEAATATGKPAGVCGEAAADPDLACVLTGLGLTSLSMNNAALTQVGARLAGVRLDACQLAARAALAAKDPAHARTAAHAALH, from the coding sequence ATGTCCGCGACTCAGCTTGTCGGTGTCGGAGTCAGCCCAGGTCAGGCCGCTGGGCCGGTGGTCAGGGTGGCCGAGCCGCTGCCGGAACCGCCCGCGACCCCGGCGCCGGGTGACACCGCGGCCGAGGCCGCGCGCATCCGCCCGGCCGCCGAGGCGGTGGCCGCTGAGCTGAACCGGCGGGCCGCCGCGGTCGAGGGCGAGGGCCGGGTGGTGCTGGAGACCACCGCCGCGATGGCCGCCGACCCCGCGCTGCTGGCCGAGGCGGAGAAGCTGGTCAACGGCCGGAGCCTGCCCGCGCCGCGCGCGGTGTTCGAGGCGGCCAACGGCTTCGCCACCATGCTCGCCGCCGCGGGTGGCTACCTGGCCGAGCGGGTCCGCGACGTGCACGACGTGCGGGACCGGATCGTGGCCACCCTGCTGGACGTGCCCATGCCCGGCGTGCCGCCGCTGACCGGACCCAGCGTCCTGGTCGCCCGCGACCTGGCCCCCGCCGACACCGCGGGCCTGGACCCCGAGCTGGTGCTGGCCCTGGTCACCGAGGAGGGCGGGCCCACCAGCCACACCGCGATCCTGGCCCGCGCGCTGGGCATCCCCGCGGTGGTCGCCTGCCGCGGCGTGCTCGCGCTGGCGGCCGAGGGCCTGGTCGTGGACGGCGGCACCGGACTGGTCACCGCGCCCTCGGGCGTGGTCGAGGTGCGCGCGGTCGAGCGCGCGCCCAAGGCGGAGTGGAACGGCGTGGGCAAGCTGGCCGACGGGCACCGGGTGAAGGTGCTGGCCAACGTCGGCTCGGCGGAGGACGCCAAGGCCGCGGTGGCCACCGGCGCCGAGGGCGTCGGCCTGTTCCGCACCGAGTTCTGCTTCCTCTCCGCCACCGAGGAACCGGCCGTGGCCGCCCAGCGGGCCGCCTACGCCGCGGTGCTGGCCCCCTTCGTCGGCAAGCCGGTCGTGGTGCGCACCCTGGACGCGGGCGCGGACAAGCCGCTGCCCTTCCTGAACACCGTCGAGGAGCCCAACCCCGCGTTGGGCGTGCGCGGCCTGCGCATCGCCAGGGACGCCGCGGGCGTGCTGGACCGGCAGCTCGAAGCCATCGTCGCGGCCACCGAGGACAGCGGGGCTGAGGTCTCGGTGATGGCGCCGATGGTGGCCACCGCCGAGGAGGCCGCCTGGTTCGCCGAGCGGGCCAGGGCCGCCGGGGTGACCAGGGCCGGGGTGATGATCGAGATCCCGGCCGCCGCGCTGGCCGCGCGGGAGGTGCTGGACGCGGTGGACTTCGTCAGCCTCGGCACCAACGACCTGGCCCAGTACGTCTTCGCCGCCGACCGCATGCTCGGCGCGCTGGCCACCCTCAACGACCCCTGGCAGCCCGCGCTGCTCCGGCTGATCGCGCTGGTCGGCGAGGCGGCCACGGCCACCGGCAAGCCTGCCGGGGTGTGCGGCGAGGCCGCGGCCGACCCCGACCTGGCCTGCGTGCTGACCGGGCTGGGCCTGACCAGCCTGTCCATGAACAACGCCGCGCTGACCCAGGTCGGCGCCCGGCTGGCCGGGGTCCGGCTGGACGCCTGCCAGCTGGCCGCCCGCGCCGCGCTGGCCGCCAAGGACCCGGCGCACGCCAGGACCGCGGCGCACGCCGCCCTGCACTGA
- a CDS encoding SdrD B-like domain-containing protein translates to MRRPTGLATAATLAVTCTAALGAGSAAAAGIDPDEAAPGIPANQSDPLPEFPDPARRAPNHLGDYVWLDRNRPPRTGQPSAVNRLGDYVWIDSNHNGQQDAPEPGAPEVTVTVLTAAGAEVTSTTTDAYGTYQAGELPDGDYQVCVALKNLPPVVAEHMPGPPHAGQDTADSDADPATGCTEPVRLGPEHREDRTLDIGLGRDYVWVDKPKGRHLPR, encoded by the coding sequence GTGAGACGACCGACCGGCCTGGCCACGGCCGCCACCCTGGCGGTGACCTGCACGGCTGCCCTCGGCGCCGGATCAGCCGCAGCGGCCGGAATTGACCCCGACGAGGCCGCGCCGGGCATTCCCGCGAACCAGTCCGACCCATTGCCGGAATTCCCCGACCCGGCCCGCCGGGCGCCGAACCACCTCGGCGACTACGTGTGGCTCGATCGCAATCGCCCGCCCCGGACGGGCCAGCCGTCAGCGGTGAACCGGCTGGGCGACTACGTGTGGATCGACTCCAACCACAACGGGCAGCAGGACGCGCCGGAGCCGGGTGCGCCGGAGGTCACGGTCACCGTGCTCACCGCGGCAGGCGCCGAGGTGACCAGCACCACCACCGACGCCTACGGCACCTACCAGGCCGGCGAGCTACCGGACGGGGACTACCAGGTGTGCGTGGCGCTGAAGAACCTGCCGCCGGTGGTGGCCGAGCACATGCCGGGACCGCCGCACGCGGGCCAGGACACCGCGGACTCCGACGCCGATCCGGCCACCGGCTGCACCGAGCCGGTGCGACTCGGGCCCGAGCACCGGGAGGACCGCACGCTGGACATCGGCCTCGGCCGGGACTACGTGTGGGTGGACAAGCCGAAGGGCCGCCACCTCCCCAGATGA